Below is a window of Candidatus Obscuribacterales bacterium DNA.
TGACTAGAGATAGAGACTAGAGATGGGGGCAAGCAATCTTAGGGAAATGGCCTGAACTTGATCGTTCGCCTGTCGGTGAAGAAATGCGAAATTTCCTGCGAGCGGGCTGCTTACACAAGAGAGATGTCTGCTACAATAGAAAACCTCTGGGTGACTGGCGCAACGGCAGCGCATCGGACTCTTAATCCGCTGGTTCTGGGTTCGAATCCCAGGTCACCCATTCTGTTATGAGTTGCTTACATAAGGGTAGCCCAGGTTCCTAGAATAGCGACTGTTGGGTGCGGTATACTCTGCCTGCACCTATGAAAGCGATCGCCATGATGCCTACCCCTGCTCCCATGAATGACACCTGGTTCACCACCAAGCAGGTGACCGATGGGCTGTATTTGATCACAGAGCATCACTATTATTGGTGGAATCGAGCCAATCTCTGGCTGATTAAGGGACGGGATCAGGATCTCTTGGTTGATACCGGTTTAGGCGTGGCTAGTCTGCGCCATTATTTAGCTGGCCTGTTGGATAAACCTCTGTTGGCGATCGCCTCCCACATTCACTTCGACCATGCCGGTGGGATCTATGAATTTGAGCACCGGGCCATCCACAGTGCAGAAGCCGAGGCGCTGCGATCGGGCGACGACCACGAAGCGCTTTGCACACCTGAACTAGGCTGGGTCTTGCCCGAACACTTTGAGCAACCACCCTATCCGGGCTTCACGGTGCAGGACTATACCCTGCGATCGGCGGAACCGACCCAGATTTTGCACGAGGGAGACGTGTTGGACTTGGGCGATCGCGCCCTTGAAGTCATGCACCTTCCTGGTCATTCCCATGGCTGTATTGCCCTCTATGATTCCCAGGCGCAGGAACTCTTCTCCGGGGATGTGATCTACGACGGCGAACTCTTGGATGAACTGCACTGTAGCCATATTCCTAGCTACATCGCCACCTACGAACGGCTGCAGAAGCTGCCCGTCGAGACGGTTTATCCCGGCCACTATGCCATTGTGGGGCGATCGCGCTACCAGGAAATTCTGGGTGATTATTTAGAGGCTCGCCGTCAACCCGGTTGCCCATCGGAGGTCGGGCCACCCCAGGGTCACCATTCTGCTTGATCAAAACCGACCTTCATCAACCCGTACGTTGGATGACCTGATAGCGAAAAGCCTCATGCAACGGTGCGTTACGGCTTCGCCTAACAGCACCCTACAGCGGACACGACCTTCGGGCTGAGCTGTCCGCTTGTCTCCTGTACGTTGCCCCATTCAGGGTGACGAAGCGTACACCAGTCAAGCTCACGTTCAATCTAAGAATTGCTGGACTCGACCCGCAGGGATAGCCCAGTCGGAGCGGGTATGAGAGACTAGACGTTATGCCCACTTACGGTTTAGGCCTGGTTACGAATGCAGGAGCATGACGGTCACGTTTTCCCCACTAACGCCAGCGATTGGACTTGGCCCTTTTGGCCCATTGTGCCGATCTACCCCTATGGGCAGCGACGTACTCTGCGCCAAGAGGTGGTGCCAGACTGGATTTGGACGTTTGACCAATGCCAAGGCATTCTTTACGTGATTGTGCCAATTCGCATGACCGTGGTGCGGTTAGAAGCTGGGGGCTTGTTAGTGTATGCGCCCATTGCCCCCACTCGGGAATGTATGCGACTGCTGCGAGACCTAGAAGCCCGGTATGGCCAGGTGCAGCATATTATCTTACCAACCGTGTCGGGTATTGAGCATAAGGTTTTTGTGGGCCCCTTTGCCCGCCAGTGTCCTGAAGCGCAGGTTTGGATCGCTCCCGACCAATGGAGTTTTCCGGTCAACTTGCCCCTAAGCTGGCTCGGACTGCCGCGTCAACGCACCCGTGCATTACCCATGTCGGGAAATACGCCCTTTGCCCAAGAGTTTGACTACGCCATACTTGGGCCCATCAATCTTGGTCTAGGCCCCTTCGAAGAAGTTGCCCTATTCCATCGGCGATCGCGCACCCTCTTAGTCACCGATTGCGTTGTATCGGTTCCAGAGCATCCTCCAGCCATTATCCAGCAAGATCCTTATCCCTTATTATTTCATGCCAAAGACCACAGCGGCGAGATCGTGGAAGACCAGATGCAATCGCGCCTGAAGGGCTGGAAACGCATTGTTCTCTTTGCCTTTTACTTTCGCCCTAGTGCTCTAGAGGTAGTCGGCACGCTACAGTCTATTCAGGATGCCTTTAAGGCCAGCGATCGCTCCCGTAGAGCCTACTTTGGCTGGTATCCCTTCCGCTGGCAAGACACCTGGGAAACCTCCTTTGAAGCCCTGCGGGCCAATGGACAACTTTTCGTTGCACCCATTTTACAAACCCTGATCCTTAACCGCGCTCCCGTAGAAACCCTGAATTGGGTTGAGCGGGTTGCCCGATGGGACTTTCAGCACATCATTCCCTGCCACCTCGATGCCCCCGTCAAAGCAACACCTGAACAATTCCGCCAAGCCTTTGCCTTTTTGAACCCCTATGGTGACCTCGGCAGGCTTCCCATGGATGACCTAGACTTTTTGCAGCAAATTGAACGCAGCCTCAGTCAACGGGGTATTACTCCGCCTGCCCGTCTGAATCGACCTTAACGCATTGTTTCGCAAAGCTTTGATGTCTTAATATATCCTACCCATTAATCGTTAAGTCCAGACTTCAACAAGCTCAGATGGTAATGATCTGGCTGGGTGTCACCTGATTTTTAAGAGCGATCGCCGGATGTCTGAGTCAACCGATCCAACCAAGAAGAGGCGCAAGACGATAGGTCAGGCAACTCTTGCAGGTATGGAACAATGACTGTCTTCAGCCCCATCAGAGTAATGGACAAGCGATCGCTCCTCGGGAAACCTACCCTTTGGAGTTGACGTCCAAGGCGTCAAACTCCTTTTCCCAGCGCTGATAGTTGGTCTTCGCCTCCTTGGCTAAGGGCGAAAAAGAGAGAATTTGAGACACCGTCCAATTCAGCCACGATAGCGGAAAGCGGAAGGGACGCTCGATGTCTAAAAACAGCACCGCCCGGTAGCCATCCGTATCGTTCCACACGGCATGGGGATAGGTGTCGTCAAAAATGAGACTCTTGCCCTCTTCCCAGTGGCGCGTCTGCCCGCCTACCTGAATGCGGCATTGCTCCTTCGGTTCTGGAACCATCAAGCCGAGGTGGTAGCGAATTAACCCCTTGTGCTTACCGCAATGCTCCGGAATCTGCTTGCCCGGACTCAAAATGGAGAAAAATGCTACCTTCAGTCCCGGAATATCCTTAAGCAGCTTCCAGGTTTCGGGGCAGCGATCGCAGTTTTTAGTTGCCTTAAACCCAAAAGCATAAAAATAGTAGGTTTTCCAACCATCATCAGCACTAATGCGCTTTTGGCGCGGCATGATGTCTTGAAAATTGGGCAGAGCATTCACATGCTGGAATACTTGCTCAAACTCTTGGCGAATCACCGACCAGTTGGCTTCTAGATCATTCGCCCAAGAAAACTGATCGTTCCTGAAAAAAATTGACTCCCCTACAAGGGAATAGTCCGGCACCATTTGCTCAATCTTTTGCACAATGGGGCTTTTGACAATTATACGAACCCAATCTGTCACGGTATACTCCTCATAAGATCCTCGCCAGAGGATCTATTGTGCCATGCTCCATCCTGGCTGTGAGAGAAACCTGTGACAGTCTTTGATGTGACAGCCTTTGAAATGATCTAAGCTGCCCTAGATGTTCCTTGCGCTCTGATGTATTCCATGATGTCCCTTTTTGAGCACTCTTGGAAAAAGGGGGCAAACTCTGATGCTCTCGTCATATCACATCCAGTTGAATGTTTTTGACTGTAACATCCTCATCCTGCCTTCGATCCCCCGCTTTGTCCCCTTGCCAAGGGATCTGCAGACATCTGGGTACTGCCCTCCGTCAGCACCAATTGCTGGAGGAGGGATTGCATCTCTTCAATGGATACGCCATATCGGGAAGCGATCGCCACCGGAGCCTCTGTCCCCAGTTGTCCTACAATTTGTTTACCCACATCGTTGAGCTG
It encodes the following:
- a CDS encoding MBL fold metallo-hydrolase, producing MKAIAMMPTPAPMNDTWFTTKQVTDGLYLITEHHYYWWNRANLWLIKGRDQDLLVDTGLGVASLRHYLAGLLDKPLLAIASHIHFDHAGGIYEFEHRAIHSAEAEALRSGDDHEALCTPELGWVLPEHFEQPPYPGFTVQDYTLRSAEPTQILHEGDVLDLGDRALEVMHLPGHSHGCIALYDSQAQELFSGDVIYDGELLDELHCSHIPSYIATYERLQKLPVETVYPGHYAIVGRSRYQEILGDYLEARRQPGCPSEVGPPQGHHSA
- a CDS encoding DUF4336 domain-containing protein encodes the protein MQEHDGHVFPTNASDWTWPFWPIVPIYPYGQRRTLRQEVVPDWIWTFDQCQGILYVIVPIRMTVVRLEAGGLLVYAPIAPTRECMRLLRDLEARYGQVQHIILPTVSGIEHKVFVGPFARQCPEAQVWIAPDQWSFPVNLPLSWLGLPRQRTRALPMSGNTPFAQEFDYAILGPINLGLGPFEEVALFHRRSRTLLVTDCVVSVPEHPPAIIQQDPYPLLFHAKDHSGEIVEDQMQSRLKGWKRIVLFAFYFRPSALEVVGTLQSIQDAFKASDRSRRAYFGWYPFRWQDTWETSFEALRANGQLFVAPILQTLILNRAPVETLNWVERVARWDFQHIIPCHLDAPVKATPEQFRQAFAFLNPYGDLGRLPMDDLDFLQQIERSLSQRGITPPARLNRP
- a CDS encoding aspartyl/asparaginyl beta-hydroxylase domain-containing protein, with the protein product MTDWVRIIVKSPIVQKIEQMVPDYSLVGESIFFRNDQFSWANDLEANWSVIRQEFEQVFQHVNALPNFQDIMPRQKRISADDGWKTYYFYAFGFKATKNCDRCPETWKLLKDIPGLKVAFFSILSPGKQIPEHCGKHKGLIRYHLGLMVPEPKEQCRIQVGGQTRHWEEGKSLIFDDTYPHAVWNDTDGYRAVLFLDIERPFRFPLSWLNWTVSQILSFSPLAKEAKTNYQRWEKEFDALDVNSKG